The following are encoded together in the Bradyrhizobium genosp. L genome:
- a CDS encoding alpha/beta fold hydrolase codes for MTGLDGTHAAASVVALHCSLGSGRQWTKLAAAFGGARFIAPDISGYGVCTVGRDWPRTLDGEIARLECRLAEVTGPLHLIGHSYGAAIAFRMATVSHYANRVRSLTLIEPVLPTLLRDSAQDARLFERFADAAERLSQDIFKGAVMEAVADFTSFWAGSGPREQFSPSGRLRMIEQADKLPYDFAAVLAEDGVAAAATRLRVPTLLMSGGLSPYVTQRIVAKLAALVDGAEMRHWPAAGHMLPVTHADRVNPKIVRHVRRADELAALHLATGTDTVRAQPAGSPGPHLILRRPSFWE; via the coding sequence ATGACGGGTCTGGACGGGACGCACGCCGCGGCGTCGGTGGTGGCGTTGCATTGCTCGCTGGGGTCGGGGCGGCAGTGGACGAAGCTTGCGGCTGCGTTTGGCGGCGCTCGGTTCATTGCGCCTGATATCTCCGGCTATGGCGTCTGCACGGTCGGGCGCGACTGGCCGCGGACGTTGGATGGCGAGATCGCTCGGCTTGAGTGCCGGCTTGCCGAAGTGACCGGACCGCTGCATCTGATCGGGCATTCCTATGGCGCGGCGATCGCGTTCCGGATGGCGACGGTCTCACATTATGCGAACCGGGTTCGCAGCCTGACCCTGATCGAACCTGTGCTGCCGACGTTACTGCGCGACAGTGCACAGGACGCGCGACTGTTCGAGCGGTTTGCGGACGCGGCCGAGCGGTTGTCGCAGGATATCTTCAAGGGTGCGGTGATGGAGGCGGTGGCGGATTTCACTTCGTTCTGGGCCGGCTCCGGGCCGCGCGAGCAGTTCTCGCCGAGCGGGCGGCTGCGGATGATCGAGCAAGCCGACAAGCTGCCGTACGATTTCGCCGCCGTGCTCGCGGAAGACGGCGTCGCGGCTGCGGCGACGCGCTTGCGCGTACCGACGCTGCTGATGTCGGGCGGGTTGTCGCCCTATGTGACCCAGCGCATTGTCGCAAAGCTCGCCGCGCTGGTTGATGGCGCCGAGATGCGGCATTGGCCGGCCGCCGGCCACATGCTGCCGGTGACGCATGCGGACCGGGTCAATCCGAAGATCGTGCGCCATGTCAGGCGGGCCGACGAGCTGGCGGCGCTGCATCTGGCAACTGGGACCGACACGGTGCGGGCGCAGCCGGCTGGCTCGCCCGGGCCGCATCTGATACTCAGGAGGCCCTCGTTCTGGGAATAG
- a CDS encoding cold-shock protein, giving the protein MATGTVKWFNGQKGFGFIQPSDGSKDVFVHISAVERAGLTGLAEGQKLSFELKTDKMRGKTSAENLELM; this is encoded by the coding sequence ATGGCGACAGGTACAGTGAAGTGGTTCAACGGCCAGAAGGGCTTTGGTTTCATTCAGCCGAGCGACGGCAGCAAGGATGTGTTCGTGCACATCAGCGCCGTCGAGCGCGCCGGTCTGACCGGCCTGGCTGAAGGCCAGAAGCTCTCGTTCGAGCTGAAGACCGACAAGATGCGTGGCAAGACCAGCGCCGAGAATCTCGAGCTGATGTAA
- a CDS encoding adenylate/guanylate cyclase domain-containing protein yields the protein MNEVVKDKVWFLRGGLFAKYVLALVGLVVFVLAVNGALETWISYRGIKSTLTDAMGEKADATAKRIEQAISDLERQISWVTRASSNTLELRRADYAQLLGQVPQVNQLTLIDGGGHEALRLSRQTYTVNSNADFSRDLRYTETVNRGTAFAPAYFRDQRPYMSIGEQHSGFNAGVTMAEIDLRFLNDFLSDSQVGRLALAYVVDAKGRVLASSSKGPDVGKDLSGLPQVASLLMPGGASVVAGTDSDGNAMLTTARSVPKLGWHVFVEQPTAQALAPIRDQLVRVALLIALGLVVATIAGTILARRMLVPITALRTGARRLGAGDFGHRIEVKTSDELEELAGQFNSMAGQLAETYSGLEAKVKERTRDLAQSINELKVLEEVGRAVASSLDLNAVLPTVAARALEITHADAVLIYGYDAIHRSFTLTQSIGIDDQAEGSHRAIEASGSPLGEAAANGEPLAFPDLTDSPDHPLRNVVVGAGFHSVLVVPLVDQQGVLGALVVLRKMAGDFPASLIGLMKTFAHQAVLAMRNARLFSEVDHKSHALEQANGIVREQADKLRAQTEELTDFNKSLEARVETQLAEIERIRRLERFLAPQVAQLIASSDSEQGLLASHRREVTVVFCDLRGFTAFTEATEPEEAMNVLREYHAALGKLIFKYEGTLDKYAGDGVMILFNAPIQFEDHVERAVKMAVEMRDTVGPLTERWRNRGHSLGFGIGIALGYATLGQVGFEQRLEYAAIGSVTNLASRLCGEAKPNQIVVSRRVYGMVEACVEGRPIDDLVVKGFNHPILAAEILSWKGEPSAEAAAE from the coding sequence ATGAACGAGGTCGTCAAGGACAAGGTCTGGTTCCTGCGCGGAGGCTTGTTCGCCAAATACGTCCTCGCGCTGGTCGGCCTTGTGGTGTTCGTGCTCGCCGTCAACGGCGCGCTGGAGACCTGGATCAGCTACCGCGGCATCAAGAGCACGCTCACCGATGCGATGGGCGAGAAGGCCGACGCCACCGCCAAGCGCATCGAGCAGGCGATTTCCGACCTCGAGCGCCAGATCTCCTGGGTCACCCGCGCCTCCTCCAACACGCTCGAGTTGCGTCGCGCCGACTATGCCCAGCTGCTTGGCCAGGTCCCGCAGGTCAACCAGCTCACCTTGATCGACGGCGGCGGCCACGAGGCGCTGCGGCTGTCGCGCCAGACCTATACCGTCAACTCCAACGCCGACTTCTCCCGCGATCTCCGCTACACCGAGACGGTGAACCGCGGAACGGCTTTCGCGCCGGCCTATTTCCGCGACCAGCGGCCGTATATGTCGATCGGCGAGCAGCATTCCGGCTTCAACGCCGGCGTCACCATGGCCGAGATCGATTTGCGCTTCCTGAACGACTTCCTGAGCGACTCCCAGGTCGGAAGGCTGGCGCTCGCCTATGTCGTCGACGCCAAGGGCCGCGTGCTGGCGAGTTCGTCGAAGGGCCCGGATGTCGGCAAGGATCTCTCCGGACTGCCGCAAGTCGCCTCGCTCTTGATGCCCGGCGGCGCCAGCGTGGTCGCCGGCACCGACAGCGACGGCAATGCGATGCTGACCACCGCGCGCAGCGTGCCGAAGCTCGGCTGGCACGTGTTTGTCGAGCAGCCGACCGCGCAGGCGCTGGCTCCGATCCGTGACCAGCTGGTGCGCGTCGCGCTCCTGATCGCGCTCGGCCTCGTGGTCGCGACCATCGCCGGCACCATTCTGGCGCGGCGCATGCTGGTGCCGATCACCGCGCTCCGCACCGGCGCGCGGCGGCTAGGGGCCGGCGATTTCGGCCATCGCATCGAGGTCAAGACCTCCGATGAGCTGGAGGAGCTCGCCGGCCAGTTCAACAGCATGGCCGGCCAGCTTGCCGAGACCTATTCCGGCCTCGAGGCCAAGGTGAAGGAGCGCACCCGCGACCTCGCGCAGTCGATCAACGAACTGAAGGTGCTGGAGGAGGTCGGCCGCGCGGTGGCCTCCTCGCTCGATCTCAACGCCGTGCTGCCGACGGTTGCCGCGCGCGCGCTCGAGATCACCCATGCCGATGCCGTGCTGATCTATGGCTACGACGCCATCCATCGCAGTTTCACCCTGACCCAATCGATCGGCATCGACGACCAGGCCGAAGGCAGCCATCGCGCCATCGAGGCCAGCGGCAGCCCGCTCGGCGAGGCCGCCGCCAACGGCGAGCCGCTGGCGTTTCCCGATCTCACCGACAGTCCCGATCATCCCTTGCGCAATGTCGTGGTCGGCGCCGGCTTCCACTCCGTGCTTGTGGTGCCGCTGGTCGACCAGCAGGGCGTGCTCGGCGCGCTGGTGGTGCTGCGCAAGATGGCGGGCGACTTCCCTGCAAGCCTGATCGGCCTGATGAAGACCTTCGCGCACCAGGCGGTGCTGGCGATGCGCAATGCGCGGCTGTTCAGCGAGGTCGACCACAAGAGCCACGCTCTGGAGCAGGCCAACGGTATCGTGCGCGAGCAGGCCGACAAGCTTCGCGCCCAGACCGAAGAGCTCACCGACTTCAACAAGTCGCTGGAAGCCCGGGTCGAGACCCAGCTCGCCGAGATCGAGCGCATCCGCCGCCTCGAGCGCTTCCTGGCGCCGCAGGTGGCGCAGCTGATCGCCTCCTCCGACAGCGAGCAGGGCCTGCTGGCGAGCCACCGCCGCGAAGTCACCGTGGTGTTCTGCGACCTGCGCGGCTTCACCGCGTTCACCGAGGCGACCGAGCCGGAAGAGGCGATGAACGTGCTGCGCGAATATCACGCCGCGCTCGGCAAGCTGATCTTCAAATACGAGGGCACGCTCGACAAATATGCCGGCGACGGCGTGATGATCCTGTTCAACGCGCCGATCCAGTTCGAGGACCATGTCGAGCGCGCGGTGAAGATGGCGGTGGAGATGCGCGACACCGTCGGCCCTCTCACCGAGCGTTGGCGCAACCGCGGGCACAGCTTGGGCTTCGGCATCGGTATCGCGCTCGGCTACGCCACGCTCGGCCAGGTCGGCTTCGAGCAGCGGCTGGAATACGCCGCGATCGGCAGCGTCACCAACCTCGCCTCCCGCCTCTGCGGCGAGGCCAAACCCAACCAGATCGTGGTGAGCCGCCGCGTCTACGGCATGGTCGAGGCCTGCGTCGAGGGCCGCCCGATCGACGATCTCGTGGTGAAGGGATTCAACCACCCGATCCTGGCCGCGGAGATCCTGAGCTGGAAGGGCGAGCCAAGCGCGGAGGCCGCGGCGGAGTGA
- a CDS encoding AsmA family protein — MRALKFAVAAIAAVAVIIALLTAIGVPSAFLTSAITERVERETGYQLTVNGGARIGFWPSVTVTLNDVVLQDPTEREVNNRFAADRVAAEMTLASLWSGHPDVTALTIIKPVVTLPLQRERTRDHNPQTKSASSGNDGITIRHVSVSGGTIVFSNVRDRIENRIETVNADATVGDDRKIVITGNAQAGDKPLKFEIKATAPPPPLERQNVPAEFLIDAPGLLPAAIKANAEVRLNGTVAMFNGVSGTLGDGGFTGWASVDFASNKPLVKLDLDFQRIAIAAPGPSDAAQPLGTNSWSNASIDLTGLNYVDAQARISAAELVIGDGRFAPVAIDATLDSGMLKARLANLGAYDGTANGDLAIDARGTEPAYTLSLDVNGVRALPVLSSLAAFDKLDGRMQAKISLRAQGGSERAVVGSLGGTAFVVLQDGKIIGLNVAQMIRNLTTSTLSGWQQSEAQATDLSQLSASFKIDKGQAVTTDLNLVGPLVKMTGVGTVDLNTRQIGFRVEPQLVMTTEGQGRAGNPVGFGIPVRVEGPWVAPRIYPEMQGMLDNPEAAYAKLKEMGKGLFGPNGQGLGQGLNGLTNLLNGAQGTGQAGGTGAQPGNAQPPAGANGQNPLGGQLGETLGNLLQQGLSTMNQGNSPRPGQNRSLAQPQPAPPTAEQPAPTPPAADAAAQPDNPAMNDVLRQLFNR, encoded by the coding sequence ATGAGAGCACTGAAATTTGCCGTGGCCGCGATAGCCGCCGTGGCCGTGATCATCGCCCTGCTCACGGCGATCGGAGTTCCCTCCGCCTTCCTGACTTCGGCGATCACCGAACGGGTCGAGCGCGAGACCGGCTACCAGCTCACGGTCAATGGCGGCGCCAGGATCGGCTTCTGGCCGAGCGTCACCGTGACCCTGAACGACGTCGTGCTGCAGGATCCGACCGAGCGCGAGGTCAACAACCGCTTCGCGGCCGATCGCGTCGCGGCCGAGATGACGCTGGCGAGCCTGTGGTCGGGCCACCCCGACGTCACCGCGCTCACGATCATCAAGCCCGTGGTCACCTTGCCGCTGCAGCGCGAGCGCACCCGCGATCACAATCCGCAGACGAAGTCCGCCTCGTCCGGCAACGACGGCATCACGATCCGGCACGTCAGCGTCTCCGGCGGCACCATCGTGTTCTCCAATGTCCGCGACCGCATCGAGAACCGGATCGAGACGGTCAACGCCGATGCGACCGTCGGCGACGACCGCAAGATCGTCATCACGGGGAATGCGCAGGCCGGCGACAAGCCGCTGAAATTCGAGATCAAGGCCACGGCGCCGCCACCTCCGCTGGAGCGGCAGAACGTGCCGGCGGAATTTCTCATCGATGCGCCCGGCCTGCTGCCTGCGGCGATCAAGGCCAATGCCGAGGTGCGGCTGAACGGCACGGTCGCGATGTTCAACGGCGTTTCCGGCACGCTCGGCGACGGCGGCTTCACCGGCTGGGCCTCGGTCGATTTCGCCAGCAACAAGCCGCTGGTGAAGCTCGATCTCGACTTCCAGCGCATCGCGATCGCAGCGCCCGGTCCCTCCGACGCAGCGCAGCCGCTCGGCACCAACAGCTGGAGCAATGCCTCGATCGACCTCACCGGGCTGAACTATGTTGACGCCCAGGCGCGCATCTCGGCGGCGGAACTTGTGATCGGCGACGGCCGCTTCGCACCTGTGGCGATCGACGCCACGCTCGACTCCGGCATGCTGAAGGCCCGTCTCGCCAATCTCGGCGCCTATGACGGCACCGCCAATGGCGATCTTGCGATCGACGCCAGGGGCACTGAGCCGGCCTACACGCTGTCGCTCGACGTCAACGGCGTCCGCGCGCTGCCGGTGCTGAGCAGCCTCGCCGCCTTCGACAAGCTCGACGGGCGGATGCAGGCCAAGATCAGCCTGCGTGCGCAAGGCGGCAGCGAGCGCGCCGTCGTCGGCAGTCTCGGCGGCACGGCCTTTGTCGTGCTCCAGGACGGCAAGATCATCGGCCTCAATGTCGCGCAGATGATCCGCAACCTCACCACGAGCACGTTGTCCGGCTGGCAGCAGAGTGAGGCGCAGGCGACCGATCTCAGCCAGCTCTCGGCCTCGTTCAAGATCGACAAGGGCCAGGCCGTCACCACCGACCTCAATCTGGTCGGCCCGCTGGTCAAGATGACCGGGGTGGGCACGGTCGACCTCAACACCCGCCAGATCGGATTCCGGGTCGAGCCGCAGCTCGTGATGACCACCGAAGGCCAGGGCCGCGCCGGCAACCCGGTCGGCTTCGGCATCCCCGTGCGCGTCGAAGGGCCCTGGGTCGCCCCGCGGATCTATCCGGAGATGCAGGGCATGCTCGACAATCCGGAGGCCGCCTATGCCAAGCTCAAGGAGATGGGCAAGGGCCTGTTCGGGCCGAACGGCCAGGGCCTGGGCCAGGGGCTCAACGGCCTGACCAACCTCCTCAATGGTGCCCAGGGGACCGGACAAGCCGGCGGAACCGGCGCGCAGCCCGGGAACGCCCAGCCGCCCGCCGGTGCCAATGGCCAGAACCCGCTCGGCGGGCAGCTCGGCGAGACCCTCGGCAATCTGCTGCAGCAGGGCCTCTCCACCATGAACCAGGGCAATTCGCCCCGCCCCGGCCAAAACCGCAGCCTGGCCCAGCCCCAGCCGGCGCCCCCGACGGCCGAGCAGCCCGCGCCAACCCCGCCGGCCGCCGATGCTGCCGCCCAGCCGGACAATCCCGCCATGAACGACGTGCTGCGGCAGCTGTTCAACCGCTGA
- a CDS encoding Crp/Fnr family transcriptional regulator encodes MSKQAEFAVILKMNPMFADLGADELQRLSTLCHTQQLASGELLFQKGDPGDALFGVRRGQVRIETGASDGSRLTLNFMGPGDLFGEVAVLDGQDRTADATAGEACELFVLRRDDFLTFLEREPKVAVRLIELLCQRIRWQSERMEESVLQPLPVRLARRLCALAEDFGSEVHISQEQLGVFVGAARESVNRQLQSWRRDGIVDLQRGRIMLHNMTKLTAVARND; translated from the coding sequence ATGAGCAAACAGGCCGAATTTGCGGTCATTTTGAAGATGAACCCGATGTTCGCCGATCTCGGCGCGGACGAATTGCAGCGGCTTTCAACCCTGTGCCACACCCAGCAGCTCGCCTCCGGCGAGCTCCTGTTCCAGAAAGGCGATCCCGGCGACGCCCTGTTCGGGGTCCGCCGCGGCCAGGTCCGGATCGAGACCGGTGCCTCCGACGGCAGCCGGCTGACGCTCAACTTCATGGGGCCCGGCGATCTCTTCGGCGAGGTCGCGGTGCTCGACGGCCAGGACCGCACCGCGGATGCGACCGCGGGCGAGGCCTGCGAATTGTTCGTGCTGCGGCGGGACGACTTCCTCACCTTCCTCGAGCGCGAACCCAAGGTCGCGGTCCGGTTGATCGAATTGCTGTGCCAGCGCATCCGCTGGCAGAGCGAGCGGATGGAAGAGTCGGTGCTGCAACCGTTGCCGGTGCGGCTGGCGCGGCGGCTCTGTGCGCTGGCAGAGGATTTCGGTTCCGAGGTGCATATCTCACAGGAACAGCTCGGCGTCTTCGTCGGCGCCGCGCGCGAAAGCGTCAACCGGCAGCTGCAGAGCTGGCGCCGGGACGGCATCGTCGACCTGCAACGCGGACGCATCATGCTGCACAACATGACCAAGCTGACCGCGGTCGCGCGCAACGACTAA
- a CDS encoding DUF5615 family PIN-like protein, giving the protein MKFLIDMPLPPATATWLAKRGHDAVHAIDLGLQRAPDSDIMDRAKREARTIITADLDYPQLLATARATEPSLILFRRGDWTLAEVCKRLGDILAQLSDDDIVESIIVVDRDHLRRRRLPIGP; this is encoded by the coding sequence GTGAAATTCCTCATCGATATGCCGCTGCCGCCAGCTACCGCGACCTGGCTGGCCAAACGCGGTCACGACGCCGTTCACGCCATCGATCTGGGACTGCAACGCGCGCCTGACAGCGACATCATGGATCGCGCCAAACGTGAGGCGAGGACTATCATCACGGCCGACCTCGACTATCCTCAATTGCTCGCAACCGCGCGCGCCACCGAGCCAAGCCTCATCCTGTTCCGACGCGGCGACTGGACTCTCGCCGAGGTCTGCAAGCGATTGGGCGATATCCTTGCGCAGCTCAGCGATGACGATATTGTTGAAAGCATCATTGTCGTCGACCGCGACCACCTTCGCAGAAGGCGCTTGCCCATCGGGCCTTGA
- a CDS encoding DUF433 domain-containing protein yields MTFARITIDPAICTGKPCIRGLRFPVARLLGLLAAGETRETILAGYPYLEAEDIDEALRYAAFLVDDETVELLPAVPAK; encoded by the coding sequence ATGACCTTTGCGCGCATCACCATCGACCCGGCAATTTGCACCGGCAAGCCCTGCATCCGCGGACTGCGATTCCCGGTGGCGCGTCTGCTCGGACTGCTCGCCGCCGGTGAAACCCGCGAAACGATCCTGGCGGGCTATCCCTATTTGGAAGCCGAGGATATCGACGAGGCGCTGCGATACGCAGCATTCCTCGTTGACGACGAGACGGTCGAACTGCTTCCTGCAGTCCCCGCGAAGTGA
- a CDS encoding efflux RND transporter permease subunit has translation MALNISAWSIRNPLPSIVFSIILLALGWISFTKLAVTRLPSADIPVISVAVSQFGAAPSELESQVTKTIEDGVSGVEGVRHISSSITDGVSVTTIQFALETNTDRALNDVKDAVTRVRANLPQNVTEPLIQRVDVIGLPIVTYAAISPGKTPEQLSYFVDDVVKRALQGVRGVAQVERIGGVEREILVSLDPDKLSAMGLTAVNVSQILRGTNVDVAGGRAEIGKNDQAIRTLAGAKTLNELAGTMIPLFGGGEVRLDDLGTVTDTIADRRTFARFNGEPVVALGIKRSKGASDVVVAAAVQKRIEALKAAYPDVDLKLIDTSVEFTKGNYEAAISTLFEGAILAVIIVLLFLRDIRATIIAAVSLPLSIFPAFWAMDILGFSLNLVSFLAITLSTGILVDDAIVEIENIVRHMNMGKTPYRAALEAADEIGLAVIAISLTIIAIFAPASFMSGIAGQFFKQFGITVSVQVFFSLLAARFVTPMLAAYFLKHHSHAEPPPGRILRGYHSLVTWSVKHHYITVLIGFAIFAASIWSITLLPQGFLPAQDTARSLLAMELPPGSQLAYTEKVTEEIVARLRKRPEVRSVFVDGGRVPPGIVEVRRAALIVNYTPKADRKITQRELELSISKELENVPDIRYWFLDENGLRAISLVVTGVDSNIVNNVASELATQMKQRVPIIANVISETSLDRPELRIRPRAELAARLGVSTESLSQTIRVATIGDVGPALAKFDAGERQVPIRVQLEDSARSDLQMLEQLRVPLGQRGERGGVPLSVVADIQLDQGPTSINRYDRERQATVAADLVGTAALGDATKQIYDLPVMKSLPKGVKVSPSGDAESLAELSDGFATAITAGLMMVYAVLVLLFGTFLQPITILFSLPLSIGGAIGALLLTGKQLTTPVWIGILMLMGIVTKNAIMLVEFAIEAIRDGKTREDAMIDAGMKRARPIVMTTIAMVAGMMPSALAFGAGGEFRSPMALAVIGGLIFSTVLSLVFVPAMFMVMDDIGSLIWRVGKRLVVSHADHELAPNDEAPSSKRPPGPPPGTMSPAAE, from the coding sequence ATGGCATTGAACATCTCGGCATGGTCGATCCGGAACCCGCTTCCCTCGATCGTTTTCTCGATCATCCTGCTCGCGCTCGGCTGGATCTCCTTCACCAAGCTCGCGGTGACGCGGCTGCCGAGCGCCGACATCCCGGTGATCTCGGTCGCGGTCTCGCAGTTCGGCGCGGCCCCGTCCGAGCTTGAATCGCAGGTCACCAAGACGATCGAGGACGGCGTGTCGGGCGTCGAGGGCGTGCGCCACATCTCCTCCTCGATCACCGACGGCGTATCGGTCACCACCATCCAGTTCGCGCTGGAGACCAACACCGACCGCGCGCTCAACGACGTCAAGGACGCGGTGACGCGCGTGCGCGCCAATCTGCCGCAGAACGTCACCGAGCCGCTGATCCAGCGCGTCGACGTGATCGGCCTGCCGATCGTCACCTATGCCGCGATCTCGCCCGGCAAGACGCCGGAGCAGCTGTCCTATTTCGTCGACGACGTGGTCAAGCGCGCGTTGCAGGGCGTGCGCGGCGTCGCCCAGGTCGAGCGCATCGGCGGTGTCGAGCGCGAGATCCTGGTCTCGCTCGATCCCGACAAGCTGTCGGCGATGGGGCTGACCGCGGTCAATGTCAGCCAGATCCTGCGCGGCACCAATGTCGACGTCGCCGGCGGCCGCGCCGAGATCGGCAAGAACGACCAGGCGATCCGCACCTTGGCCGGCGCCAAGACGCTGAACGAGCTCGCCGGCACCATGATCCCGCTGTTCGGCGGCGGCGAGGTGCGGCTCGACGATCTCGGCACCGTCACCGACACCATCGCCGACCGCCGCACCTTCGCCCGTTTCAACGGCGAGCCGGTGGTGGCGCTGGGCATCAAGCGTTCCAAGGGCGCCAGTGACGTGGTGGTCGCGGCCGCCGTGCAGAAGCGCATCGAGGCGCTGAAGGCCGCCTATCCCGACGTCGACCTCAAGCTGATCGACACCTCGGTCGAATTCACCAAGGGCAATTACGAGGCGGCGATCTCGACCTTGTTCGAGGGCGCGATCCTCGCCGTCATCATCGTGCTGCTGTTCCTGCGCGACATCCGCGCCACGATCATTGCCGCGGTCTCGCTGCCGCTGTCGATCTTCCCGGCGTTCTGGGCGATGGACATCCTCGGCTTCTCGCTCAACCTGGTGTCCTTCCTCGCCATCACGCTGTCGACCGGCATCCTGGTCGACGATGCCATCGTCGAGATCGAGAACATCGTGCGCCACATGAACATGGGCAAGACGCCCTATCGTGCGGCGCTCGAAGCGGCCGACGAGATCGGCCTCGCCGTGATCGCGATCTCGCTCACGATCATCGCGATCTTCGCGCCGGCGAGCTTCATGTCCGGGATCGCAGGCCAGTTCTTCAAGCAATTCGGCATCACGGTGTCGGTGCAGGTGTTCTTCTCGCTGCTTGCGGCGCGCTTCGTCACGCCGATGCTGGCGGCCTATTTCCTCAAGCATCATTCGCATGCGGAGCCGCCACCCGGGCGCATCCTGCGCGGCTACCACAGCCTCGTCACCTGGTCGGTGAAGCATCATTACATCACCGTGCTGATCGGCTTTGCGATCTTTGCGGCCTCGATCTGGAGCATCACACTGCTGCCGCAGGGCTTCCTGCCGGCGCAGGACACCGCACGCTCGCTGCTGGCGATGGAGCTGCCGCCCGGCTCGCAGCTCGCCTACACCGAGAAGGTCACCGAGGAGATCGTGGCACGCCTGCGCAAGCGGCCCGAGGTGCGCAGCGTGTTCGTCGACGGCGGCCGCGTGCCGCCGGGCATCGTGGAGGTGCGCCGCGCCGCGCTGATCGTCAATTACACGCCGAAGGCCGATCGCAAGATCACCCAGCGCGAGCTCGAGCTCTCGATCAGCAAGGAACTCGAGAACGTCCCCGACATCCGCTACTGGTTCCTCGACGAGAACGGCCTGCGCGCGATCTCGCTCGTGGTCACCGGCGTCGACAGCAACATCGTCAACAACGTCGCCAGCGAGCTCGCGACGCAGATGAAGCAGCGTGTCCCGATCATCGCCAACGTGATCTCGGAGACCTCGCTCGACCGGCCCGAGCTGCGCATCCGGCCGCGGGCCGAGCTTGCCGCGCGGCTCGGCGTCTCCACCGAAAGCCTGTCGCAGACCATCCGCGTCGCCACCATCGGCGACGTCGGCCCGGCGCTGGCGAAATTCGACGCCGGCGAGCGCCAGGTGCCGATCCGCGTCCAGCTCGAGGACTCTGCCCGCAGCGACCTGCAGATGCTGGAGCAATTGCGCGTGCCGCTCGGCCAGCGCGGCGAACGCGGCGGCGTGCCGCTGTCGGTCGTTGCCGACATCCAGCTCGACCAGGGCCCGACCAGCATCAACCGTTACGACCGCGAGCGGCAGGCCACCGTCGCCGCCGACCTGGTCGGCACCGCCGCGCTCGGCGACGCCACCAAGCAGATCTACGATTTGCCGGTCATGAAGAGCCTGCCAAAGGGCGTGAAGGTGTCACCGTCCGGCGATGCCGAGAGCCTTGCCGAACTGTCCGACGGCTTCGCCACCGCGATCACCGCCGGCCTGATGATGGTCTACGCGGTGCTGGTGCTGCTGTTCGGCACCTTCCTGCAGCCGATCACCATCCTGTTCTCGCTGCCGCTCTCGATCGGCGGTGCGATCGGCGCGCTGCTGTTGACCGGCAAGCAGCTCACCACGCCGGTGTGGATCGGCATCCTGATGCTAATGGGCATCGTCACCAAGAACGCCATCATGCTGGTGGAATTCGCCATCGAGGCGATCCGCGACGGCAAGACCCGCGAGGACGCGATGATCGACGCCGGCATGAAGCGCGCGCGGCCGATCGTGATGACCACGATCGCGATGGTCGCCGGCATGATGCCGTCCGCGCTCGCCTTCGGCGCCGGCGGCGAATTCCGCTCGCCGATGGCGCTGGCGGTGATCGGCGGCCTGATCTTCTCGACCGTGCTGTCGCTGGTGTTCGTGCCGGCGATGTTCATGGTGATGGACGACATCGGCAGCCTGATCTGGCGCGTCGGCAAGCGGCTCGTGGTCTCGCATGCCGATCACGAGCTGGCCCCGAACGACGAGGCGCCGTCGTCCAAGCGACCACCCGGACCGCCGCCAGGCACGATGTCGCCCGCGGCGGAGTGA